The Thunnus thynnus chromosome 1, fThuThy2.1, whole genome shotgun sequence nucleotide sequence TTACtgaagcagaaataaaacagaccaTCATGTTATCCACATCTTCCAGTCAGCTGCTACTCCATATTTTCCTCCTTGCTTTCAGTTCAAAGTAAAATTGCGCAAAGTCACActggttttctcttttttgtcaaCATTGAGGACGCAGCCATCTTGTTAGAATAAAACTTGGTCGGAATTGTCAATGAACAAACCCGGCTGGGTGTTTAGTTTTCAGCACCCATGTTGTGACTGAATCTTTACATTTTGATCATAGAAGTCACATGACATTAGGCTGTGAAGAGAATGCAGTTTAAAAAGTGTAGTGTTaacacaacattcaaaatgaatgaaaatgatgtgcAGCCGAACGTTATTGCAGTGAAACATAAACAGTGATAAAAGCTGAATTCAGATTTGTAATATAACCTATGCAGGTTATCAGCAGTGTTCACATTTTTAGTGATTTGTTGGCTTTGGACAGGCTGCAGTGAAGCTgttggataaacacacacaggtgttaACACTGTAGCATATACTGTACTTGATAACCCTTTTTTTCTGGTAAGACTCAGTACGCTGAATATGTCTACTAACACACATGTGGGACATATGGAattaaaaaagacatgaaaaaaacaataaattggTAAAAACATGTGAATCTGATATCATAGCAGTGTTAATTAACTCCTGTTGGCTAGAGCAACCAAAGCAACCTCCTCATAGTGTTGTGTGTCTTTGGAATCAAAATGCTGCTCAGGTCATTCTAAATTAATCAATCACCTTGCTAGTTTGCCAGCTAGGTAGGTAGCATGTGCAGCCTCATTAAGCTAAAGTCAATGTTGAGTTTCTGTATCTGTATAGCAGCAGCTAGACTGTTGACTCAGAATTACGTTGACATGGTTGTTGCGCAAGCTAACAGGATGGCTGGATCTGGCTGGAGTTGTTAAGCTTTCTATCTTAAGAAGAAGGCTGAAAGGTGAGGGGGAAGTGATAAGTCACAGTCATGAAAAAATGACACGAATTGCAGAAAAAACATCATTAGGCTACAAAATACAAACTTTTGAAAAAGGgcatttttttactttaaaaagaacttcaaagaaaatgaaaatcactCCTATAAAACTGTtatcatgaaaataatgatgaaataatattttttacaaattagtgttcaatttatatatttcaaaaaGGTTTTTGTGTAATTATGTATTTGTAataacctttttaaaataatattgaaCCCCTTGGGACTCCAGGAACGTTCTTATTCTGAAAAGGTATAGgtgcagataaaataaaaaaaacacttataaaATATACTATCCTCTACAATAGCTGTGCAATAAATGGGCTAATACATTTGTGTAAAGAAAAGCTATTCAACTCTAACAACTGTAGCAATTTGTAGTGGTTTTGTAATAGACTgcattagaataaaaaaaatgctcctCTATGTTTTCCATTGTCTTTTTCTATGAAGTGGACAggtgttgcttttattttgttcacCTGTGCAGGTGTTTTACTCTaagttcattattattattaaagcacAGACATATGATTTAATATagaattaattaatatataaaacaccAGAGATCAAATTAATGGTGTATGTAAATTACAATTTGTTAAACTTTTCAATCTTGAATGCAAACCATGGAAATAGAACATGTTTTTAACATATGAAATCCGTGTGTTCTGTACAGTATGATGGAAAGTGGAACAAGTGTCCTTTTCCCACCAATAACAGAATGGAGGTGTTTCTTTACATCATGTGACTGATAAGCCTGTGAGTTCAGCTGATTCTTTGGGTTTCTCTGTACTCAGATAAACCATATTTGGGCTTTCCCACTCAGTTGAACATGTATAAAAACCTGGAGCCAAACCTCAGCTGCACATATCAGATTCAAGGTGAGGTCAGCTGCAAATGTCTGCAGCAGAATGTAACAGAAACGTGTGCACTTTCCCTCAGTTTATTTAGATTTAGCTGTATGTTTTTTGGTTCAAATATTGTTCATTGCCCTGTTTCTTTCCTCTGAGTGGAAGCTGTAGCTGATTCCTGTCAGTGTCTCGTAGGTCTGTTAGGATGGCTcgtgtgtctgtgttcaggttcTCAGCtctggctctgctgctgctgtctgcctgCTGTTGGGCTGACAATCAGGTAGGATCATACTGTAAGAGGAACAATTGACAATGacaacacagtgtgatatttGGTCCTTTGTCATACTGTATCATACTTCTAGATGTTATAAATTGCATGTTTAACCTTTGTCACAGTCACAAACATGAGATGCTCCCCATGTCATATCATGTATGAAGTCTATCATTTGCTCCATATTCACAATTCTAGGAAATTCATTTAAGCATTTATTCACACCTCAATTGAGTTTTTGCTTACCAATGAATAAAAATAGGTCATTTTTGTGGCACAAACCAGATTTACATATGCATGTACAGAAGGACAGAGGCTTTTTCACCAGCAACTGCAGGAAGTTTTCCTCACAGTTGGTGATTTGACCATGTGGAtatatttctgtgtttacatgatACTGTATAAGCTAAAACATGTATCTCAGCTTGTTTTCTTTATAACTCAGACAGTTTTAATGTGTCACTTTAAGACTCAGTATTTGGTTCTTTGGCTGAAGAGTTTTATTAGCTTTTAGCTGTTATTTCATGTCacgtgtttctattaatttctaatacatgtttgtttttttcttctctaatCCCACCCTGAACCTGCAGGCAGGTATGTAATCTATTCTAATTGTATTAATACTGTATTGTCCAGTATTGTAACTAATGTATCAAAGTGAAATGGTGTTGTTGATGTCACTGAGCAGAGGACCTTGCAGAGGAGAACTCAGTAGAGTTTTCTGTCTCTGAACTTCTGGAAAGAGCCAACAGTAATCTGAGTGAGTGTGAGCTGCTGCAGTCCCaatgctcttcttcttcttctaaatATTATCAGTAGCAGCTCAACAGGTTTTAAACTGGCTGTTTGATGTGTTTCAGTCCGTTCCCAAGATGAACCCATCCTGACTGGAGGAGACATCGCCATCGACAGCGAGGCCGAAAGGAACGCCGACCCCTGCACCAGCCGAGGCTGCATGTGGGGCAAGTTTACTGATGGGAAGGTCTACATTCCTTATTACATCACCAATCACTTCTGTAAGTGTCAGATATAGTATCAAATATATACTCAGACTCTTAAAGCATTCTGTAATGACTTTCTCTGGCTGTTAGCATTTTTCAGACTTTCTTTTTCAGATCCTCATCATGAGGTTTAGCTTTACTTTGTCGACTGGTCATACAGTAGATTAtgttggctaatgttagcaaaaaaACCCGACAATTTGCTGAATTTATAACTCCTCTCTCTCGTGTTCTCTTGTAACACTATgttttaccatttaccattatCCAGTAGTTGTTATTTGTGGCCACAGTGGTCATTGTTTAGCAAATGTCATTTAGCCTTGCTTTAACAGATGATGTCAGGAGATGCTTCTATTCGTTTTCACTGATCaggaatttatttcctctgtggcagcaAAACACATGAACCATCTGAAACTCCTGTAAGTTAAACTGGACTCACTAAACAGTCTGAGGGATGACTAACTCTAAAACACTAGAAACCAGAAACTTACTAGCCTAGCAACAATGAGGCTACAAACAGAGTGTAATGTGTAAGTGTAAGAGTGTAGTgtaatgcaacactctctgtaGGGGCTGCTGTTACACCAGTACtctctccattcaaaaagaatatctgctGTTGTGAATATGTAATTGTCTTGAATATAAtacaaatgtattaatgtaaTTTCTGGAATAGAAATACTGTCATATACTGGGGACAGTATGGTACAGTACTCTGTTTTTCTTGTGCTGTGAGACAGTAAAAAGCTAAATGATGTGTGGTGTCATCCTGCCAGCCTCTCGTGAGAAGGCCATCATCACCCGTGGACTGGAgtccttctcttccttctcctgCATCCGCTTCAGGCCCAGCAGAAGCACTGACCGTGACTGGCTGAGCATTGAGTCCCAGAACG carries:
- the LOC137187857 gene encoding hatching enzyme 1.2-like, translating into MARVSVFRFSALALLLLSACCWADNQAEDLAEENSVEFSVSELLERANSNLIRSQDEPILTGGDIAIDSEAERNADPCTSRGCMWGKFTDGKVYIPYYITNHFSSREKAIITRGLESFSSFSCIRFRPSRSTDRDWLSIESQNGCYSYVGRRGGKQVVSLARSGCLYHGTVQHELLHALGFNHEQTRTDRDNHIRVLLQNVQSGMEHNFRKIATLNQGTSYDYNSVMQYHRYAFSKNNQPTMVPIPNSNVNFGNAKEMSKNDIARLNTLYKC